Part of the Suricata suricatta isolate VVHF042 chromosome 8, meerkat_22Aug2017_6uvM2_HiC, whole genome shotgun sequence genome, AACActtgtttggggcgcctgggtggctcagtcggttaagcctccgacttcagctcaggtcagatctcacgttcgtgggttcaagccctgcgtcaggctctgtgctgacagctagttcagagcctggagcctgcttccggttctgtgtctccttctctctctgcccctccccctctcatgctctgtctctctgtgtatcaaaaataaataaaacgtttaaaaaatgtaacacttGTTTATAATCAAAGACTTTGCAAACTTGAAACAGAAGAGTATTTCCTTACTCTGGTGAGGGATTTCTTTCAGAAACCTTTAACATATACCATATTTAATAGTAAAGCATTTCCCTTAAAGGTGGGAGTGAGGCAAGGATTTCTACTATTGCCACTTCGATTCATCATGCCACTGAAGATTCTAGTCAAagttgtaagaaaaataaatgagatggggcctggaaaggaagaaacacttATTAGCTTGCATTATGACTGTCTACATCAAGCAAGAGAAGCTacctaattagaatttaaaagattTGAGCAGTGTGTCTGGAATCAAGATCAATATACCAAAGTCTTTCATTTGTATACATTAACAatagaaaatgtactttttagAGGATCCTGTCAATAATAGTggcataatttttttatatatttttaaaattttttatgctttttatttatttttgagagacagagagagacagcatgagcaggggagggtcagaaagagagggagacacagaatctgaagcaggctccaggctctgagcggtcagcacagaacctgatgcggggcttgaacccacgaactgtgagatcatgacctgagctgaagctggacccttaaccgactgagccacccaggtgccccaatagtggCATAAATTAGTATGTCTTTTAGTCAGTCTAACAGGGTGCATAAGagaaagtttttgaaaattatttaaaaaggaaagtggaCCCaagtaaatggagagagagaCCTTATTCACAGATTAGAGAACACAGTGTAAAGATGTTATTTCTTCCCTTAAATTAATAGTCTTTTTGGTGCAATTCCCATTTACATCTCAACAAAATTTTTCTGGGAACTTAATGGTTGGaacctaaaattcatatggcaGAGTAAAGGGCCAAGAATAGCTAAGACAGttttgaataaaagtaaaatggtagACTTCTTGTATCAGATAGCAAGATGTCAAACAGCATGGGACAGGGTTGGGGAGATATAGACATCGTGATAGAATGTGAGCAAAAGCCCACATACACGTGGGAGCTTGATGTCTCTAAGAGGCGGCATTACAAATCCATGGGAAATCCATGTTCAGTATAAAACCATGTACAGCTAATGGAATTGGACAGTTGGCCACCTAGGTAGAGAAAGATTAAACCAGAAACCCAGAAGATTTTGGAATCCCAAATCAATTCCAAGTAGATAAGAGAGACTAAAAGTCAAAAGTAGAAGTATAAGACttgtaaaggaaaataatgataaaaatctttCTGACATGTAAAGATCCCTAAGGTATTCTTAATATTCATATAATCATAAAAGGCAAAGGttgatacattttaaatacattaaaatcaaGGACTTACAGCTGTTTGAGGAAAtgtaaatcatctttttttttttttttacttttttttttttcctcatgttttatttacttttgagagaccacgtgagcaggggagggtcagaaagagagagggagatatggaatctgaagacaggttccagtctctgagctgtcagcacagagcccgacgcagggctcagacccatgaaccatgagatcatgacctgagccaaagctggacgctcaaccgactgagccacccaggtgccccgaggaaaGCAGATCAAACCACAGCGAGATAATCACCTCACATCCAGTAAGATGGCTCTAATAAAAAAGGTAGTAACAAGTGAGGTTGTGGAGACATTGTAACACATACTACTGATGAGAGTGCAGAGGGGGACAGTTGCTTTGGAAAGTATCCTGGCAGGTCCACCCAAAGCTGAACATGTGGTCACCCTGTGCCCCAGGAATGCCACTCTTAAGGTGTATAGGGCAGATCCAGCCAAGAGAAGTGGAAACCTATGTCCACACGAGATGGCTACACATGTATGTTCTCAGCAACATTATTCGTAATAGATGAAAAATAGAAGTAATgtctatcagctgatgaatggataagcaaaatgtatgaaacaaatatttcacacagtggaatatttgGGGCAATAAAAGCAGTGAAGTACTGGTATGTgttacaatgtggatgaaccttgaaaacatgtgAAGTGAAAGGAGTCAGGTCACCAAAGACCATGTATTATGATTCCATTCATTTGAAATGTTCAGAGTAGGCAGATTGTAGAGATCAGGTTTATTAGTGGTTGCCTTAGGGCTGGAAGGAATAGGAGGTTACTGCTAAAGAGTGTAGGGTTTCTTTatgagatgatgaaaatatttgaaaatttattataGTGATGCTTGCCCAATCCTGTGAATCGAATTGTATAtgttaaatgggtgaattgtgtgGTATGTGAATTAGATCTCAGTaaggctgttttttaaaaaaatcaagaacccttggcagaaaaacagacattctgattagtggaacagaatagagaatctagAAATGGAccccaaatgtatggccaactcatctttgacaaagcaggaaagaatatccagtggaataaagacagtctcttcagcaagtggtgctgggaaacctggacagcaacatgcagaaaaatgagcctggaccactttcttacacagtgcacaaaaacaaaatggatgaaagacctacatgtaagacaggaagccctcaaaatcctcgaggagaaagcaggcaaaaacctctttgacctcagccacagcagcttcttactcaacatgtttccagaggcaaaggaaacaaaagcaaaaatgaactattgggacctcatcaaaataaaaaacgtctgcacagtggaggaaacagtcagcaaaactagaaggcaacaggtggaatagaagatatttgcaaatgacatatcagataaagggttagtatccaaaatctataaagaacttaggaaactcaacacccaaaaaacaaatgatccagtgaagaaaataggcaaaagacatgaaaagacacttttccaaagaagacatccagatggccaaccgacacatgaaaagatgctcaacatcactcatcatcaggggaatataaatcaaaaccacagtgagacaccatctcacacctgtcagaatggctgacattaatAACTCCGGCagcaacagatgctggtgaggatgcagagaaaggggatctcttttgcactgctggtgggaatgcaaactggtacagccactctggaaaaccatatggaggttcctcaaaaaattaaaactagaacaacCCTGTGACCGAGCAGTtacactacttggtatttatccaagggatccaggtgtgctgtttcgaaggggcacatgcaccccagtgtttatagcagtgctattgacaatagccaaagtatggtagagcccaaaggtccattgacagatgaatggataggataaaaaagatgtggtaatgtacacaatggaatatttctcggcaatcaaaaagaacgaaagcttgccatttgcagctcTGTGGGTTGAACTAGAAGATATGCTAAGCCACatgaatcagagaaagaaatatcgtatgacttcactcatatgaggactttaagatacaaaagagatggacagaagggaaaggaagcaaaaataatataaaaatagggaggaggacaaaacataaaacactcaaatatagagaacaaacagggttcctggaggggttgtgggagggagggatggtaTAAATGGGTCAGGGGTATTAAGGAATTtacccctgaaatcattgttgaacCATATGCTAGCTCACTTGGATGTAAgttagacaattttttttttaaaaatcaagaaccTTTTGTATGGCAAAAATACTGTgactttattaaagaaaatccaCAGACTTGGAGTAGTTACATACAACAAAAAATTGGGAAAGgcttagtatccagaatataaaaagaacattaataagAAATAGACAAACATCTTAACTAGTAAATGGTCAAAGATTCAGGCAGTTTACCTAGGAAGAACCTAACTAGTTGATAAAgaagtgaaaagatgctcaattcaGGGGAGATGCAGTTTAAAATAATAACGAggtggctccgtctgttgagcgtctgcctcttgatttcggctcaggtcatgattccagggttatgggattgagccccacatcaggctctgcactgagttgggacctgcttaggattctctctctccctctgcccttctcccccatttgcacttactctaaaaaaaaaagaatatgataagATTTCACATTGATCTTGTCGGTCTAAATCAGTAAGTTTACTTTAgaatatcaagtgttggtgagtGTTGGGAAATGGAGCGAGCCCTTTCATTGCTGGAGAAAGTGCAGACTGTAATGGCTTCCTTGGAGAGCCGTCTGGTGTGACCAAGTCAGGTTGCACATGGGCCTACACTGTGACCTACTTGGGTCAGAGCCACTCTTGTGCCTGCACAGGGCCCTGGCTGAGGGAACCCGGGAAGACCCTCACTGGACTCCCCAGTCCAGCAAAACCCAACTATAGTTGCGTATTACACACGTAAGCTCAGTAACTAGACCTGCATAGATGAGCAGACAAATCTCCGAAACTGAATATTGAGTGTGAAAATAGCAGAAGGATATAGTCAGTATGTCATTTTCTGCAAGTGTTCGTATGTAATATCAGTAATTGTATCTGATTAGATATATACATGTAGTAAAAGTACATACACAGAGCATACATGGCCGTTGCTTCTGGGGAGAGTGTAAAGGATATTTTCCATCTCAGAGGATTCTCATGAGGGTGGACGGATCCACAGCCTGGCTTATTGCAAGTGGTTGCTGTTCTTTGTGGGTGTGGATGCATCTTATTCTCTCCTAAGTTTAAAAGCTGTCACGGATTTTTCTTAGTTGCTTTGTTTAGTGTTGTAGTCTGTTCATGTGTATAATTGCTCATGACATGTCAGCTCCTGATCTAGGGGCCAGGAATCCAGGCCATCGCAGTGAACATGACTGGCAAAATTTCTGTTGTCATGGAGCTCAGAAACCAGGGATGAGAGACAACAAACCATTAGAAAATTAACTGTACTCTTGACTGGCACAGTGTGGAGGAACTAACGCAGGTATTGAGAGAGGGCtgagggtggtcagggaaggctggCTGTGCTCAGTGGAAACCCACATTTTAAGAAGAGCAAGCATGTGGAAATCTGGGGGAAACACTTTCATAAAGGACATGTtcaaaaattccagaaagaataaaatacttcgGAGTATATTTGGCAAAAGAAGTGTAAATGtatactttgaaaactacaaaacttacTGGAATAAGTgagagaaaatccaaatgaaCGGGAaggttcatggactggaagacaaCACCTTTAAGATGGCAGTATTCCCCAAACTCATCTACAGATTCAGCTCGATCTCCGCCCGAGTCTCTGCTGACCTCCTTGCAGAAAGGGACAAGGTGATCCTAAACAATAGCAAGGCCAGTGTGGCGAGAGTCCGGTgagggagcaggggacagggtgCGGCTTCCGGGTCACGAAACCCTGTGGGCCATCATGGAGCTGTCACCGATCTCCTAGGTCCGGTGGGAAGCCTTAGGAGGGCTTAAAGCAGGAGAGTGGTACAGTAAATATTTACATGCCTCTTTGTCACTGGGATGGCCATGAGTACGGCAGCGAACGGGACAGAATGTTGAACAAATAGAAGTCAGCCTTTCAATGGTAGGAAATGAGAGCATCCTCAGtttctttgtgtatgtgttgGCATGTATTTTTGTCATATTACTGACCTAGTTCCGCATTATCTTAAGTAGAAATAGCAAGTGCTATTATAATAGTGCTTATGGAAAAGTAAGTGTTCATTATAGAATAATTAGAAGATtcaaatggaagaagaaaggtgTATCTTTCACCACTTTGACATAATGACAGTTCACATTTAGTGCTTTTGCCTTCTAGGCTTTGGAGTGGATTTATGATCAAACATTTCTCTAGTTCAGTAGTGAGCAACTTAATCACCCACAACaccatttcttttatagtttttttttttaagtttgttttgagagagagagaacgtgcaccTGCAAGTGGCGAAGGGACaggagggtggtggggggagagaaccccaagtgaGCTTTGCGCTGTTGGctaggctggaacccacagaccatgagatcatgacctgagctgaaatcaagagttggatgcttaacccactgagccacccaggcgccccttacccACCAACACCATTAAAGGCAACATCGGTGGGGATCATAGGGTTTCTTTGGGTGAGCCCGTCCATGAGTCTTCTGATTAATCTCTTTCAGGTGGAGCTGATCAGAATAATGTTCAGCATCAACCCCCTGGAGAACCTGAAGCTGTACATCAGCAGTCGGCCTCCCCTCGTGGTCTTTATGATCAGTGTCAGCGCCATGGCAATAGCCTTCCTGACCTTGGGCTACTTCTTCAAAATCAAGGAGATTAAGTCACCGGAAATGGCAGAGGTATCGTATCTTCTCCGTTCTCCTGTCAGGCTGGCCGGACCTTCCACGGCGGGAGAACACCCTTGTGCTCCCCATACACCTTTCTTTGGTGGGGACTTTCTTAACCCAGTGAGAAAGAGCAGCATTTATTCAGAGTCTTTGGTCTTCCCTGTGATTCACTTTGTTAGAAGGTATCTAGATAGAGAACTattgattttaaataatgctacCAGGTTCAgcaataaaacatatattttggaaactatttgtaaaaatatttgtgtcaGGAAGCCCAAGAACTAAcatatttgctgtttttaaataagtagtaaataatttaaattgatcATGAAGCTGTACTGATAGCCTTTTCACTGCCGAAGAAGGGATATGAAAGAAATAAGATCACTGGGTctaattttcaaacatatttgtctttttttattaagcAGAACTTCAGTTATCTGCAAACTTGCCTTCTAGATTTTTTTGTTGTGGTCAGTTTAAATACATTATTAGGGTATTGCTCTTTAATCCTTAATCTAGGCATATAATAGTTTGAACTTCACAATACAGATCTTAAAGGGTGTATTTttccaaatacaaagaaaataatacaaaattaacaaTTCTTAATAGAGGCGAATGATAATGTACCTATTAACAAACATACtttaaatgttagaaataatGCTCAATTAGTGACGTGGTGAGTTTACTGGTAAGTAAAGTTTCTTTTAGGACAAATGAGTTCCTGTCTTAGTAGATTCCTGGTGTACCTTCTCTTATCCTCTCTCTTCTTGGGTATGTTCCGAGGCAGGCCTAGGAGCAGGGCGGGGGGTGGAGATTGCAGCGTGCGTGCCTCGTGACCAAGGGGAGGGTTCTCCCCAGTGTAATGGGGACCAGGGCCTCTTCTGCGTTTTGGTGCTCTAGACCCTAGTGTACCTTGACAGGAAGGGCCACCTTCACAAGTGAACTCTCTCACACAATTTAGTGACGAGTTTTAGCTATTTCTACCGTGAAACCTTTTCAGAGAGTTTCTAACCAAGAAATGACTGACTGGCTGGCTcaattttccctctcttctgacACTGCCTGAATCTTTAGAGGTTGTGCAGATAGGCTACACCCACATTAGGGCTGAAAATGAACATCCTAGTCACAGCCAGAGCTCTGCAGCGTCCTGGCATCACTTTTCCTCTGAGCCCAAGGCCATGCGGAACACTCCCCCAAGCTAAGTGCTTAAGAAGTAGCGTGGATAATTAGCCCTTAATAATCAAAACGGGGCCTGACATTAGCTTTGTCCAGCTGTTAAAATGGACTTGAGCTCTGCAAGAAGCCAGTGCCAGGTTGCTGCAGAACTTGGGTTATGACTaactttgtgcttttattttcagatgaggaTCTGAGGAATATGGGAAACGTTTGGGGCTTAGAATCAAAAAACTTAATCCAGATTGTGCCTTCAACTATGGGATTGGAGAGTCCTTAAAGTTGTTCTTGGCCCCAGTTCCCTCATGTCTGGAGTATGAAGGGAAGAGATGAGAATGTTCATTTTCAGCCTGAATGTTTTTGAATGGTCGGCTGAGTTTGTAGGTTTGGGGAGGATGTAATTTGATACATCAAGTCACAGTCTTACTCAGTGCAGATCGCTGATGCTGTAAAGGTAGGCTCACTTGACTGCCCAAGAGTTGCTCAGATGGCTTTTTGTTACCTAACGCAGCAAGGAAGGGGTAGCCTGATGAGGGGACAGGGGAGAGCCCTGAATCCACCTCTTTGAAGGAGAGGCAGGGTTAATTGCTAGTGTTGGGATAATTGGAAGTGTAACTTTGTCTTCACATTTGGCAACTTACTGTAGACTAATGTCGCTCAGAGAAAGTCCTGTGTGACAGCCTAGGGTAGTCTGTTGTCACTGTTTCAGCCTGAGTtcatctttgcatttctgtgaaaattaaaatagaaccaaGTGGGTACTTTACTAGGTTGGTTTCCGTTTAATCAAGACATAATCAgctgtatgtgtttttaaaattgattgATTTAAATCATCAATACAGACAGTAAGAGCGCCTGAAAATCTCATTTCTGTCCTCCTTTTTGAAGTAGTTCCTGTTTTAAGGTGGTCCTGTTCCAAAGTCCATGCCGGCGTGGGGGGATGAATATTGGTGTTGACTGCACTTGTGCATTCTACAGAGAAAGCAAAATGTATAGAATTGACCTTTGGAGGAATTATTTTAAGGCAGCcgtatttctttatttaagtaatctttacacacaacgtggggctcgaactcaaaaccctgaggtcaagactcTCACGCTTTTCCTTCTGACTGCACCAACTCTGAGGctgcctaatttttaaaaactaatcatGAAACACCCTGCTGGCTTGGTTGgtggagcaggtgactcttgagcttgggttcgtgagttcaagctccacatcgagtgtagagattacttaaaaataaaatcttcagaaaaataatGGATTATAACTGCTAAGTAAATTTGGATGAATGCTTTTGGGTTTTATTACTTtgatttaagttttcttttcaggTTTGGTTCTGAAGCTTGATCATTTTCTATATGTATAATGTgctattttggtttgttttttacacAGTTGAATAAGGTGGTATAATATCCTGGTTTATTCAAGATCTCATGCCAGTGAAGAGTTCATATTTAGATTGTGAATGTGAGAGTGATTTGGAAAACCACACTGTTACACCAGCACCAGAGGCTGACGGCTGTATTGTCGTTACTGTTTTAAATGATTGACTCAGGAGTGTCATTCCCCTGCCGCCCTGTGACACCACCGTGGGAGTCATCGGGTCATGGTGGATGGTGCGGTGGCAGCACTTTCAGACCCGCTCACACGTACGTCCCTCTGTTTCACTTTACTGCAGGATTGGAACACGTTTCTGCTGCGGTTTAACGATTTGGACTTGTGTGTATCcgaaaatgaaactttaaagcACCTCACAAATGACACCACGGCTCTGGAGAGCACAGTGACCAGCGGGCAGGCCAGAGTGTCCACCCAGTCCCCGCAGGCCCTGGAGGATTCAGGCCCAGTTAACATCTCTGTTGCGATCACCCTGACGCTGGACCCGCTGAAGCCCTTCGGCGGGTACTCTCGCAACGTCACCCATCTGTACTCGACCATTTTAGGGCATCAGATTGGACTCTCAGGTGTGTGGGTGTAACCGCTTTCCTTACAGGTTTTCATAGGCAGCAGCTCTTCCAAGACCAAGTGTTAGTAGCGTGTGGCTTTTAGTCAGCagactattttaaattttgcatgtCTCCCCTTGTGttgcatttgaaaataaagtcaaGAAGGAACTGTTTCTACTACGTCTTCGCTTAAAGTGCTGGGTATTTAGTAGACTCCGTAAAAGCAGCCGAGAAGCAGCTTAGTTCTGGTTTTAATATTTACAAGCACAACTTTTTATTCAAGTTTCTCATCTTGGAGTTTTCAGTACATACTATAAATATTGTTATTAGTCTACACATTTTTGAATGCCTACATTAGCTCAGCCCTGTCCTAGCTGCCggaaagagctagaaaaagcCTAAGATCTGGTCTTGTCCAGATCTGGGATTTTAGGATTTTAGAAGAGACCAGGATAACATGAGTTGATATTCATCAAGGACTTAATAGTTCCTGGCACAAAGGAAATGCTATAGTAAGTGCGTGTTAAGTGATATTAATAATTAACAccgaggggcgcctgagtggctcagtcagttgagcatctgactcttgattttagctcaggtcatgatctcagttgtgagatcaagccccaaattacttaacattctctctctcttcctctgcggCTCTTTCGCTTGcacaccctttttaaaaaaaaaaaagaaaaaaaaatctgtagaacACTGAGCACCGTTCTTCGGCCCGTAGTGCCCTCTGACCATGGCAGACTGTTAAGTGATTCAGGAGCATGTTGAGTAAGTAGGGGAAGCTGAAATAAGGGAAGGCTTCACACTGGAGGCCTGGGCCATAGAAGAAGTCGTCTTTGGTTCTTTGTTACCAGGAGCCTCTTAAAGTCCTCAGGGAACGTAAAGTGCCTGGCAGCCTCCCGTTGGCTTTAACAGGCGAGAGCTGGTCCCACGAGAATGAGGTTAAGGGTGACTTCCGGGCCTCAAGTGGACTTTCTTCTGCTGTGGTATTAGAACACCCTGATTTTTGTTTCAGCTTCTTTAGCCTTTACCACTTCCATGTCCTTCCTTAAGTCTGTTAAACCCTCTGATCCTGTCTGTTCCTGTGTGAAAGGGGAACAGCAATACTCCTTTGGTCACTTCATGGGCCGGTGGCACATTTTACGTGGAAGAACACATACAAAAGCAATTCGAAAATGGCCTGGGCGCTGTTCAGGTGCTGAAACAGCGGTGGTCATAGCTCACCCGgccccctgcttcctgcctcGGTCACCGTGGGCCCTTGCCTAGCATCTCCAGGCCCTGCCAAGCAGTGGCCCCTCTCCCTTTGCCAAACCGTGGCTCTACCAGCTGAGCAGTCCTTAGGGTCTGGCCCAGAACTGTTGTTCCTGAAGCCCCACAAAGGCAGATGGGTTTCTTCTGTGGGCTGATTGGCGATTCCTGGGTGGGTTTGACTCCAGGATTCCTTGAAATCCCAGAACACAATAAACATATGAGTTCTTACCTTTGTTTACCAaacaccaccccccccaccctcaacccctgatttctctttcctagGCAGGGAAGCCCATGAGGAGATAAACATTACCTTTACCCTGCCTGCGGCCTGGAGTTCGGACGACTGCGCCCTTCATGGCCACTGTGAGCAGGTGGTGTTCACAGCCTGCATGACCCTCACGGCCAACCCAGGCGTGTTCCCCGTCACCGTGTAAGTGGCTCCCTGAGCCCAGGGGGGTGTGTCACGAGCTCCGGGTACCAGAGTGTGACTGGGGCGCTTCCAGCAGCACACTCTCAGCCTGGCTTCCACTAAATGACTCTGTAGGACTGTCACAGCCAGACGTGGCTAAGTTGACTTTGGAATCTTAAGGGTAGAACTTTTGCACAGAAACATCAGCGAGCGAGTGAGCACTTCCGCAGGTGGTAAACACATCTGGTTTTTCTCAGGCTGCCCTTCCTGTTGGTAGAAGCAGGTCACAGAAACGAGGAGTAAGAGCTGATCCTGTGACCAGAATG contains:
- the TMEM248 gene encoding transmembrane protein 248, whose amino-acid sequence is MFSINPLENLKLYISSRPPLVVFMISVSAMAIAFLTLGYFFKIKEIKSPEMAEDWNTFLLRFNDLDLCVSENETLKHLTNDTTALESTVTSGQARVSTQSPQALEDSGPVNISVAITLTLDPLKPFGGYSRNVTHLYSTILGHQIGLSGREAHEEINITFTLPAAWSSDDCALHGHCEQVVFTACMTLTANPGVFPVTVQPPHCVPDTYSNATLWYKIFTTARDANTKYAQDYNPFWCYKGAIGKVYHALNPKLTVIVPDDDRSLINLHLMHTSYFLFVMVITMFCYAVIKGRPSKLRQSNPDFCPEKVALADA